The Akkermansia sp. N21116 genome includes a region encoding these proteins:
- a CDS encoding 3'-5' exonuclease, whose amino-acid sequence MRLPLSRIIQECRFAAIDFESAGAAPGETDQPVQIGIARIGSWQEEPLLWESYIATDKPVLWSASKIHGITTEMLAGAPSFLSLWGTIQNHLADTVVIGHNPATERRFLRHFPGHGFGPWIDTLALARMCLPCLPDYSLRSVADALGISDNLVALLPGKTWHNALFDAAASLFIFQVVVRELHLEESPLDTLGAAIKQ is encoded by the coding sequence ATGCGTCTACCCCTCTCCCGCATCATTCAGGAATGCCGTTTCGCCGCCATCGATTTCGAATCGGCGGGAGCCGCCCCGGGAGAAACCGATCAGCCTGTCCAGATCGGCATTGCCCGCATCGGAAGCTGGCAGGAAGAGCCCTTGTTGTGGGAGTCCTACATCGCAACGGATAAACCCGTCCTCTGGAGCGCCTCTAAAATACACGGCATCACCACAGAAATGCTCGCCGGGGCTCCATCCTTCCTGAGCCTCTGGGGCACCATCCAAAACCATCTCGCAGACACCGTCGTCATCGGCCACAATCCGGCTACGGAAAGACGTTTTCTGCGGCATTTCCCCGGTCACGGGTTCGGCCCGTGGATCGACACGCTCGCGCTCGCGCGCATGTGCCTGCCCTGTCTGCCGGACTACTCCCTCCGTAGCGTAGCGGACGCACTGGGTATCTCGGATAACCTGGTTGCCCTCCTGCCCGGAAAAACCTGGCACAATGCCCTGTTCGACGCAGCGGCCAGCCTGTTCATCTTCCAAGTCGTCGTCCGCGAATTGCACCTCGAAGAGTCCCCTTTGGACACTCTCGGGGCGGCTATTAAACAATAA
- a CDS encoding trehalase family glycosidase translates to MNPTDFKILALCSGLALASLPLLPAHAEGAGGRPETPPASSQPGAINNDNFTPEFMKAFYEGALKIADRKIAQVEEADKQSPPKVPLKPRLATGGGFSGLFLWDTVFCTLWAKHAPDHFPITTSLDNFYMLQEPDGFICREFQRDGKPYWSREHPISFNPPILCWAEWELFESGVTDKARLHTVYPHLKKHHDFCWKAYRRDDGLFYGDALGGGMDDLPRLPKKPGFSMAGGIHIEEKHITADSKGMWNVVKNNPLYCWNKQMGWIDISSQMAFNALNLSRIADILGNKDDAARYRAQHAEMAKLINEKCWDEKLGFYCDYYQGETIPRLHAGAFWALIAEIVPKERVPKIVATLKDPATFNRPVPLPTLAANEPEYNPEHGYWHGSVWPPTTYVAIRGLMKLGERDLALDIARRYYNANAQLWRKTGTVFENISPEQCDHPKDRAGNDFCGWGGLAPIALYKELLLPEANKK, encoded by the coding sequence ATGAACCCCACGGATTTCAAAATTCTGGCTCTTTGCTCCGGCCTGGCCCTTGCCTCTCTGCCGCTATTGCCAGCGCATGCGGAAGGAGCAGGCGGAAGACCTGAGACTCCTCCTGCAAGTTCTCAACCCGGAGCCATCAACAACGACAATTTCACCCCGGAATTCATGAAAGCCTTTTACGAAGGCGCCTTGAAAATCGCCGACCGGAAAATTGCTCAAGTCGAGGAAGCCGACAAACAGTCTCCTCCCAAAGTGCCGCTGAAACCCCGTCTCGCCACCGGAGGCGGCTTCTCCGGTCTGTTCCTGTGGGACACGGTTTTCTGTACGCTCTGGGCCAAGCACGCACCGGATCATTTCCCCATCACGACATCGCTTGACAATTTTTACATGCTCCAGGAGCCTGACGGTTTTATCTGCCGGGAATTCCAACGCGATGGAAAGCCTTACTGGAGTCGGGAGCATCCCATCTCGTTCAATCCTCCTATTTTATGCTGGGCCGAGTGGGAACTGTTCGAATCAGGTGTTACGGACAAGGCCCGCCTCCACACAGTTTATCCTCACCTGAAAAAGCATCATGATTTCTGTTGGAAGGCTTACCGCCGGGACGACGGATTGTTTTACGGAGATGCCCTCGGCGGAGGCATGGACGACTTGCCCCGCCTTCCCAAAAAACCCGGATTTTCGATGGCCGGGGGAATCCATATTGAAGAAAAACATATTACCGCAGACAGCAAGGGCATGTGGAATGTCGTCAAAAACAATCCTCTCTACTGCTGGAACAAGCAGATGGGGTGGATCGACATTTCATCTCAAATGGCTTTCAATGCCCTGAATCTCTCCAGGATTGCGGATATCCTCGGCAACAAGGACGACGCGGCCCGATACCGTGCCCAGCATGCCGAAATGGCCAAACTCATCAATGAAAAATGCTGGGACGAGAAGCTCGGATTCTATTGCGACTACTACCAGGGAGAAACCATTCCCCGTCTCCATGCCGGAGCATTCTGGGCACTCATTGCGGAAATCGTCCCCAAGGAACGGGTTCCGAAAATCGTTGCCACCCTGAAAGATCCCGCGACATTCAACCGCCCCGTCCCTCTGCCGACCCTGGCCGCCAATGAACCGGAATACAACCCGGAACACGGGTATTGGCACGGTTCCGTCTGGCCTCCGACAACCTATGTCGCCATCCGGGGGCTCATGAAGCTGGGCGAACGCGATCTGGCGCTGGACATTGCCCGCCGGTACTACAATGCCAATGCGCAACTGTGGCGCAAAACAGGTACTGTCTTCGAGAATATCTCCCCGGAGCAATGCGATCATCCCAAAGATAGAGCCGGCAATGATTTTTGCGGTTGGGGAGGGCTTGCTCCCATCGCCTTGTACAAGGAATTATTGCTGCCGGAAGCAAATAAAAAATAA
- the ftsA gene encoding cell division protein FtsA → MNCGTNAQGNLTTGSMGHTKIHVGLEIGTSKTCMVVGEVKPDATVTIIGVGEVKSSGVIKGEIADPAKAIQSIYDAWVLAQDHADVDIMTVYLSVTGSHIVGKTNRGTFRLPEDESIISREHMDEVTDIAKDCPLGPDQFVLHRVPGLFSVDGQENLSNPEGLSGRTLDIDCHIIHGMKTRITNSLRCVREVPLEVEDVVFAPLATAQYVLSRQSKQAGALLIDMGGGTTDYALYIEGQLTASGCVPLGGDHITNDIRQYTGIPWVKSELLKKTEGDAYGSPGRSSDMARLVGDPGMKDFSVSRTVLNELIQNRLVETFKVLKKCLPDDVFKKHRCSEVYLCGGASLMRGVGELASRMFGVPINQPSMSEDQGSATYLDDPRYATAIGLIRYAQILDAELPRKTGFLGSLKNLIMKKKR, encoded by the coding sequence ATGAATTGTGGCACAAATGCGCAAGGAAACTTAACGACTGGCTCCATGGGACATACGAAGATACACGTAGGATTGGAAATAGGGACTAGCAAGACTTGCATGGTCGTCGGGGAAGTGAAGCCCGACGCCACCGTGACGATCATTGGCGTGGGGGAGGTCAAGAGCTCCGGTGTGATCAAGGGCGAAATAGCCGATCCGGCAAAAGCCATCCAAAGCATTTACGATGCCTGGGTGCTTGCCCAGGATCATGCTGATGTGGACATTATGACGGTTTACCTCTCTGTGACCGGCTCCCACATCGTGGGAAAAACGAACCGCGGCACGTTCCGTCTTCCGGAGGATGAAAGTATCATTAGCCGCGAGCATATGGATGAGGTGACGGACATTGCCAAGGACTGTCCCCTTGGCCCGGATCAGTTTGTCCTGCACCGCGTGCCGGGACTTTTCTCCGTGGACGGGCAGGAGAATCTCAGCAATCCGGAAGGCTTGTCCGGACGGACTCTTGACATCGACTGCCATATTATTCACGGCATGAAGACTCGTATCACCAATTCCCTGCGTTGCGTGCGGGAAGTCCCTCTGGAAGTCGAGGATGTCGTTTTCGCGCCTCTGGCTACGGCTCAATACGTGCTGAGTCGCCAGAGCAAGCAGGCGGGAGCCCTCCTCATCGACATGGGGGGAGGTACGACCGATTATGCCTTGTACATCGAAGGCCAGCTTACCGCCTCCGGTTGCGTGCCGCTCGGCGGAGATCACATTACCAATGATATCCGCCAGTATACGGGTATTCCCTGGGTCAAGTCGGAGTTGCTTAAAAAGACGGAAGGAGATGCCTACGGCAGTCCCGGACGTTCGAGCGATATGGCTCGTTTGGTCGGCGACCCCGGCATGAAAGATTTCTCCGTTTCACGGACGGTTCTCAATGAGTTGATTCAGAACCGCCTTGTGGAAACCTTCAAGGTTCTCAAGAAATGCTTGCCCGACGATGTATTCAAGAAACACCGTTGCAGCGAGGTGTACCTGTGCGGAGGCGCCAGCCTGATGAGAGGCGTCGGCGAATTGGCTTCCCGTATGTTCGGAGTGCCGATTAACCAGCCGAGCATGTCCGAAGATCAGGGTTCGGCTACCTATCTGGACGATCCACGTTATGCGACGGCTATCGGCCTGATTCGGTATGCGCAGATTCTTGATGCGGAACTGCCTCGCAAAACCGGTTTTCTGGGATCCCTTAAAAATTTGATTATGAAGAAAAAACGTTGA
- a CDS encoding iron-containing alcohol dehydrogenase, whose translation MFENFQFLMPADIHFGPGSLNKLAEIELPGTKAMIVIGGSSVKRLGYLDRVRALLKENGADSIVYDKIQPNPIVEHVMEAAAIACEEKCDFVIGLGGGSSMDSAKSIAVMATNPGHYWDYISGGSGKALPVPNKPLPIICITTTAGTGTESDPWTVITKEDTHEKIGFGYKGTFPTISIVDPELMTTVPPHLTAYQGFDALFHSVEGYIVKIASPISDMFALKAIEYLAKYLPTAVRDGGNIEARSYVALANTYSGIVETASCCSSEHSIEHALSAYDPSLPHGAGLIMISKAYHETYGPSSPERYAQMAVAMGEEPSVDGFIRALVALQKACGVDSLKMSDYKLVPEKFRTYAKTAFDTMGSLFAIDVPRFTIDDVVEILKKSYK comes from the coding sequence ATGTTCGAAAATTTTCAATTCTTGATGCCCGCGGATATTCATTTTGGTCCCGGTTCCCTGAACAAACTTGCCGAGATCGAACTCCCCGGTACGAAAGCCATGATTGTTATCGGCGGTTCCTCCGTCAAGAGGCTCGGTTATCTCGACCGGGTGCGCGCCCTCCTCAAGGAAAACGGCGCCGACTCCATCGTATACGATAAAATCCAGCCCAACCCCATCGTGGAACACGTGATGGAAGCCGCCGCCATCGCCTGTGAGGAAAAATGCGATTTCGTCATCGGCCTCGGAGGAGGCAGCAGCATGGACTCCGCCAAATCCATCGCCGTCATGGCAACCAATCCCGGCCATTACTGGGATTACATCAGCGGAGGAAGCGGCAAGGCGCTCCCGGTTCCGAACAAACCTCTGCCCATTATTTGTATCACCACGACAGCTGGGACCGGCACGGAGTCCGACCCCTGGACGGTGATCACCAAGGAAGATACTCATGAGAAAATAGGCTTCGGCTACAAAGGTACGTTCCCGACAATATCCATTGTCGATCCGGAACTTATGACAACCGTTCCTCCGCATCTGACGGCCTACCAGGGGTTCGATGCCCTGTTCCACTCCGTTGAAGGCTACATCGTCAAAATCGCCTCTCCCATCAGCGACATGTTCGCCCTCAAAGCTATCGAATACCTTGCCAAGTATCTCCCCACGGCCGTCCGCGACGGAGGCAACATTGAAGCCCGCAGCTATGTCGCCCTGGCCAACACCTACTCCGGCATTGTAGAAACCGCGTCCTGCTGCTCGTCCGAACACTCCATCGAACATGCCCTGAGCGCCTATGATCCCTCCCTGCCCCATGGCGCCGGACTCATCATGATCTCCAAGGCTTATCATGAAACCTACGGCCCCTCCAGTCCGGAACGCTATGCCCAAATGGCTGTAGCCATGGGAGAAGAACCCTCCGTCGATGGTTTCATCCGCGCGCTAGTCGCCCTCCAAAAGGCCTGCGGAGTGGATTCCCTGAAAATGTCGGACTACAAACTGGTACCGGAAAAATTCCGTACTTATGCCAAGACGGCATTTGATACCATGGGCAGCCTGTTCGCCATCGACGTGCCCCGCTTCACCATTGATGACGTAGTGGAAATCCTCAAAAAATCCTACAAGTAA
- a CDS encoding PfkB family carbohydrate kinase — MSARILLSGTIGIDTIITPTDRADSVLGGSACFAGVAARLFADSVDILSIIGNDFPGDWMESLERQHVNLDHVVRYQGPSFAWTGEYYDNMNKRRTVSAKDEVMVNWEVDVPEVLRDHPVIVASCMVPARQLQFLNQCRNPRLVLTDSMDKWITRQPEMLDAVMKRSHIALMNEDEAKGYAHTDSLLEAGEHILSLGPAYAIIKQGEYGASLFARNARDGLRMFRCPAWPLRSVVDPTGAGDTFLGALSGYLACLPGLAPTFDDIKRGIVHATVAASFTCESFSAAALFTMDRKRFDERLTEYRAMTRWDW, encoded by the coding sequence ATGTCAGCCCGCATTCTTCTCTCCGGCACCATCGGCATTGATACGATTATTACGCCTACCGACCGGGCGGACTCCGTCCTGGGTGGTTCCGCTTGTTTCGCCGGAGTTGCGGCACGGCTCTTTGCCGACTCGGTGGACATCCTCAGTATCATCGGCAACGACTTTCCCGGAGACTGGATGGAATCCCTCGAACGGCAACACGTCAATCTCGACCATGTCGTCCGCTACCAGGGCCCGTCTTTCGCCTGGACAGGAGAATACTACGACAATATGAACAAACGGCGTACCGTGTCAGCCAAAGATGAAGTTATGGTCAACTGGGAAGTAGATGTCCCGGAAGTCCTGCGCGATCACCCGGTCATCGTCGCAAGTTGCATGGTACCCGCCCGCCAGCTCCAGTTCCTGAACCAGTGCCGTAATCCCCGACTCGTCCTGACGGACTCCATGGACAAGTGGATTACGCGTCAGCCGGAAATGCTCGACGCCGTCATGAAGCGCTCCCACATCGCGCTGATGAACGAAGATGAAGCCAAGGGGTACGCCCATACCGACAGTCTTCTTGAAGCCGGAGAACACATCCTTTCCCTGGGCCCCGCCTACGCCATCATCAAGCAGGGGGAATACGGGGCAAGCCTCTTTGCCCGGAATGCACGCGACGGCCTGCGCATGTTCCGTTGTCCGGCCTGGCCTTTGAGATCCGTCGTCGATCCCACCGGAGCCGGCGACACGTTTCTCGGCGCCCTTTCCGGCTACCTTGCCTGCCTGCCGGGCCTTGCCCCTACGTTCGACGACATCAAGCGAGGCATTGTCCACGCCACGGTAGCAGCCTCCTTCACCTGTGAATCCTTCTCTGCCGCCGCCTTGTTCACAATGGACAGAAAACGTTTCGATGAGCGTCTCACAGAATACCGTGCCATGACCCGGTGGGACTGGTAG
- a CDS encoding GH92 family glycosyl hydrolase translates to MNSPFQKRIATDTLIVFPLQHNFITLKYLLLFPLVIGNLPSGYAKPSVDYVNPFIGASTSVTQARSSHGLGKTFPGATTPFGLTQISPNTVTGGDNGSGYSYENNTIEGFAFTQMSGVGWYGDLGNFLVMPTTGRLHTVAGTPQSPNEGYRSRFSKKDEVAQAGYYAASLTDYGIRAEATAAPHSGILRFTFPKNSSSRIQIDLARRVGGTSTEQYIQVINDHTIKGWMKCTPEGGGWGNGAGHPNYTVYFYAQFSKPFQSFGVWQAEISEDMERRRHNVETKAYQKLVSQAEIEKGCREKQGKHLGFYSEFQTAEGEQILIKAGISFTSMQAAEENLQSEIKNFDFDHIRNNARNLWNDVLDKIIVQGGTEDDKTVFYTALYHTMIDPRNFSDVNGSYLGGDSRVRKNNRFVKRTIFSGWDVFRSQYPLQTIINPEIVNDSINSLVELADESDKGYLERWEFLNAYSGCMIGNPAVSVIADAYAKGIRNFDIIKGYKFARQSCEKFGNGEKGFTPGSISKTLEYAYSDWCLSRLARALGNGNDETIFSKRSQSYRNIFDSEKKWFRPRNADGSWKDWPVQGRLAQGYGCTESNPYQQGWFVPHDIEGFIELLGGKDMALMELRNLFNHTPEDMLWNNYYNHANEPVHHIPFLFNRLGSPCETQFWTRKICNKAYGNSVEGLVGNEDVGQMSAWYVLAAMGIHPICPGDTRYEITSPVFEQITIKLDPRYAKGKEFVIKANHNNRKNIYIQSARLNGKPWTSCGISHEQIIEGGVLELDMGQNPNNDWGTFHKNASRNTAP, encoded by the coding sequence ATGAATTCACCATTTCAAAAAAGAATCGCCACCGATACTTTAATCGTTTTTCCTCTACAACATAATTTCATAACACTAAAATATTTACTATTGTTTCCCCTAGTTATTGGTAATCTACCTTCAGGATATGCAAAACCTTCTGTCGATTATGTTAATCCCTTCATAGGAGCAAGTACAAGTGTGACCCAAGCCAGATCCAGCCACGGTCTGGGCAAAACGTTTCCCGGAGCCACCACTCCTTTTGGATTGACTCAAATCAGTCCAAATACGGTTACAGGAGGAGATAATGGATCCGGATATAGTTACGAAAACAACACGATTGAAGGATTCGCATTCACCCAGATGAGTGGAGTGGGATGGTATGGAGACCTCGGCAATTTTCTGGTTATGCCGACAACAGGGAGATTGCATACGGTAGCCGGAACACCTCAATCACCCAATGAGGGATATCGTTCCCGATTTTCAAAAAAAGATGAAGTAGCACAAGCCGGTTATTATGCAGCAAGCCTGACGGATTACGGAATTCGAGCAGAAGCAACGGCAGCTCCACATAGCGGCATCCTCAGGTTTACATTCCCGAAAAATTCCTCTTCCCGCATTCAGATTGACTTGGCCAGACGGGTAGGAGGAACATCCACAGAGCAATACATTCAAGTCATTAACGATCACACAATCAAAGGATGGATGAAATGTACGCCTGAAGGAGGTGGCTGGGGCAATGGAGCCGGTCACCCTAATTACACCGTTTATTTCTATGCCCAATTCAGTAAACCATTCCAATCATTCGGCGTTTGGCAGGCGGAAATTTCCGAAGATATGGAACGAAGACGTCACAATGTTGAAACGAAAGCCTATCAGAAACTCGTTTCTCAAGCCGAAATCGAAAAAGGATGTAGGGAAAAACAAGGTAAACATCTAGGATTCTATTCTGAATTTCAAACAGCAGAGGGAGAACAAATTCTCATCAAAGCAGGAATCTCATTTACATCCATGCAAGCAGCAGAAGAAAACCTGCAGTCAGAAATCAAAAATTTTGATTTTGATCATATCCGAAATAATGCCCGCAACTTATGGAATGATGTTCTGGATAAAATCATCGTCCAAGGAGGTACGGAAGATGATAAGACCGTTTTTTATACGGCCCTCTACCATACCATGATAGATCCTCGCAATTTTTCCGATGTAAATGGTTCCTACCTTGGAGGAGATAGCAGAGTGCGCAAAAATAATCGGTTTGTTAAAAGAACTATTTTTAGCGGTTGGGATGTCTTTAGAAGTCAATACCCCCTACAGACAATCATAAACCCTGAAATTGTCAATGACTCCATTAATTCACTTGTAGAACTGGCCGATGAAAGTGATAAGGGATACTTGGAACGCTGGGAATTTTTAAATGCCTACAGCGGTTGCATGATCGGCAATCCTGCCGTATCTGTTATAGCAGATGCCTATGCCAAAGGAATCAGAAATTTCGATATCATCAAAGGATATAAATTTGCTCGTCAATCCTGTGAAAAATTTGGTAATGGAGAAAAAGGATTCACCCCCGGATCCATTTCAAAAACATTGGAATACGCCTATTCCGACTGGTGTCTCTCCCGGCTCGCCCGGGCTTTGGGAAATGGCAACGATGAAACCATATTTTCAAAACGTTCACAAAGTTATAGAAACATTTTTGATTCGGAAAAGAAGTGGTTTCGTCCACGAAACGCCGACGGTTCATGGAAAGATTGGCCAGTTCAAGGCAGGTTGGCCCAAGGTTATGGTTGCACGGAATCCAATCCTTACCAACAGGGCTGGTTTGTTCCTCATGACATAGAGGGCTTTATCGAACTTTTAGGAGGCAAAGATATGGCTCTGATGGAATTGCGAAATCTATTCAATCATACTCCGGAAGACATGCTCTGGAACAATTATTACAATCATGCCAACGAACCGGTTCACCATATTCCGTTCCTGTTTAACAGACTTGGCAGTCCTTGTGAAACCCAGTTCTGGACCAGGAAAATTTGTAACAAAGCTTATGGGAATTCAGTTGAAGGACTAGTAGGTAACGAAGATGTCGGCCAAATGTCCGCCTGGTATGTATTGGCAGCAATGGGAATTCATCCCATCTGTCCCGGAGATACACGTTATGAAATCACCAGTCCTGTTTTTGAACAAATTACAATCAAACTGGATCCTCGTTACGCCAAAGGCAAGGAATTTGTCATTAAGGCCAATCATAACAACCGAAAAAATATCTATATCCAATCTGCCCGTTTAAACGGTAAACCATGGACATCTTGCGGAATATCCCACGAACAGATTATAGAAGGAGGAGTTCTCGAACTTGATATGGGACAGAATCCCAACAACGATTGGGGTACTTTTCATAAAAACGCATCACGGAATACCGCACCATAA
- a CDS encoding alpha-L-fucosidase yields MTNNSTLLCSMLAGIAALAWSSPASMDVEAPRPYGAVPSPAQLAWNDMEMHGFVHFTTNTFTGREWGFGDESPDMFNPTDYDPEQIVKVMADGGMKGIILTAKHHDGFCLWPTKTTKHSVASSSWKHGKGDVVRDFANACKKYGLKFGIYLSPWDRNHPAYGTPEYIKVYREQLRELLTNYGPLFEVWHDGANGGDGYYGGKREKRSIDRSTYYDWPKTWELVHRLQPGAVIFSDVGPGCRWVGNESGFANYPCWATYEPKSPDASPAAPGHCTSGNLPSGDVNGKFWIPAEADVSIRPGWFWHESENARVRTPENLMELYFCSVGRGANLNLNVPPDRRGRIHENDEVALKGFAALLKKLYSRNFAAGAVVSADSTRPGTDASRVLDRKRTTFWMAADGHKTGTVTLNLPEEAEFDVIRLAEPIQLGQRIRKFSVSVLEDGQFVPWVDGSSIGGHTLRQGKLVKTKAVRVSIDAADAEPALSEISLWKRPVVMKAPEVVRNAEGKVELKSPSGMTLRYTLDGTEPGTSSPEYKEPLNLPLGGKIAARAFRGEEMSSVTTEELPVSTADWKVIAAEQAASDPKAAIDGNPRTLWHTHAGSGEIAPPQAIDIDMGSSIPVSAVYYTPRQDGITRGIISNYEVYLSQDGKDWGSPVAAGEFSNIKANPIRQKITLEKPVSARYMRFVGKSVVDGNHVVVAELGVEAAR; encoded by the coding sequence ATGACGAACAATTCGACTCTCCTTTGTTCCATGCTGGCCGGTATTGCCGCGCTGGCGTGGAGTAGTCCGGCTTCCATGGACGTTGAAGCCCCCCGTCCGTACGGGGCGGTGCCTTCGCCAGCTCAGTTGGCGTGGAACGACATGGAAATGCACGGGTTTGTTCATTTTACGACGAACACGTTTACGGGAAGGGAATGGGGATTTGGTGACGAATCACCGGACATGTTCAACCCGACGGATTATGACCCGGAGCAAATCGTCAAGGTCATGGCCGATGGGGGCATGAAAGGGATTATCCTCACGGCCAAGCATCACGACGGCTTTTGCCTGTGGCCGACAAAGACGACCAAGCACAGCGTAGCTTCCTCTTCGTGGAAGCACGGCAAAGGAGATGTCGTACGCGACTTCGCCAACGCCTGTAAAAAATACGGGTTGAAGTTCGGCATTTATCTTTCGCCCTGGGACCGCAACCATCCTGCCTACGGAACGCCGGAATACATCAAGGTCTACCGCGAACAACTTCGAGAATTGCTGACCAATTATGGCCCCTTGTTTGAAGTATGGCACGACGGTGCCAATGGAGGCGACGGTTACTACGGTGGCAAACGGGAAAAGCGTTCCATTGACCGTAGTACCTACTACGATTGGCCCAAAACCTGGGAACTCGTGCACCGGCTTCAGCCGGGAGCCGTCATTTTCTCCGATGTCGGACCGGGATGCCGATGGGTCGGCAATGAATCGGGTTTTGCCAATTATCCCTGCTGGGCGACGTATGAACCTAAGAGCCCTGATGCTTCCCCTGCCGCTCCCGGGCATTGCACTTCCGGCAATCTCCCATCCGGAGACGTGAACGGCAAATTCTGGATTCCTGCCGAGGCGGATGTTTCCATTCGTCCGGGCTGGTTCTGGCACGAATCTGAAAATGCACGTGTCAGGACTCCGGAAAACCTGATGGAACTGTACTTTTGCAGCGTTGGCCGCGGAGCCAATCTCAATCTCAATGTTCCGCCGGATCGCCGCGGGCGCATCCATGAAAATGATGAGGTAGCTCTGAAGGGATTCGCCGCACTCCTCAAAAAACTTTATTCCCGCAACTTTGCAGCCGGTGCTGTCGTTTCGGCGGATTCCACTCGCCCGGGAACGGATGCTTCCCGGGTATTGGATCGCAAGAGAACGACTTTCTGGATGGCTGCCGATGGTCACAAGACGGGTACGGTGACATTGAATTTGCCGGAAGAGGCCGAGTTCGACGTCATTCGCTTGGCGGAACCGATTCAGCTGGGACAGAGAATTCGTAAGTTCTCCGTCTCCGTTTTGGAGGATGGCCAGTTTGTGCCATGGGTTGACGGCAGCAGCATTGGCGGCCACACCCTGCGTCAGGGTAAGCTTGTCAAAACCAAAGCTGTTCGCGTATCCATCGATGCGGCGGATGCCGAACCGGCCTTGAGCGAAATTTCGCTTTGGAAGCGCCCGGTTGTGATGAAAGCCCCGGAAGTCGTTCGGAACGCCGAGGGCAAGGTTGAATTGAAATCTCCCTCCGGCATGACGCTTCGTTATACCCTCGACGGCACGGAACCGGGGACTTCGTCTCCGGAATACAAGGAACCTCTGAATTTACCGCTTGGCGGTAAAATTGCCGCTCGTGCATTCCGTGGAGAAGAAATGTCTTCCGTCACTACTGAAGAACTCCCCGTCAGCACGGCAGACTGGAAGGTCATCGCCGCTGAACAAGCCGCCTCTGATCCGAAGGCTGCCATCGATGGCAATCCACGTACTTTGTGGCACACGCACGCCGGTTCCGGAGAAATCGCTCCTCCTCAGGCCATCGACATCGATATGGGTTCTTCCATCCCTGTGTCTGCCGTGTACTACACGCCCCGGCAGGATGGCATCACCCGCGGCATCATCAGCAACTACGAAGTCTATCTGAGCCAGGATGGCAAGGATTGGGGCTCCCCAGTTGCCGCTGGTGAATTCTCCAACATCAAGGCCAACCCCATTCGCCAGAAAATCACCTTGGAGAAACCTGTCTCTGCTCGCTACATGCGCTTCGTCGGCAAATCCGTCGTCGATGGCAACCATGTTGTCGTTGCTGAACTCGGCGTCGAAGCGGCACGATAA
- the cysK gene encoding cysteine synthase A — MDFNSGIAANVIDTIGGTPMIRLNKVTEGSPAEILLKCEFRNPLFSIKDRVALFMIREAERRGLLKPGGLIIEPTSGNTGIGLAFVARSLGYRCLLVMPETMSVERRALLGMLGAEIVLTPGSLAMKGSIDKARELTEKYGDNAFMPDQFSNPANAEAHYMGTGPEIVAQTGGRVDVFVAGIGTGGTIMGIGRRLKEECPGVRIVGMEPSESAVLSGGSPGAHMIQGIGAGFIPSILDVSLLDEVIAVPGEAAVEMARRLNKEEGIPAGISTGGNVYAALELARRPGMEGKRIVTVASSAVERYMSTVLVRNVREQVTHLPISR, encoded by the coding sequence ATGGATTTTAACTCAGGCATAGCGGCAAACGTCATTGATACGATCGGGGGGACGCCCATGATCCGTCTGAATAAGGTGACGGAGGGCAGTCCTGCTGAAATTCTACTGAAGTGCGAATTCCGCAATCCTCTTTTCAGTATTAAAGACAGGGTGGCCCTTTTCATGATCCGCGAGGCCGAACGCCGGGGACTCCTGAAACCGGGGGGCTTGATTATCGAACCGACCTCCGGCAATACGGGAATCGGGCTGGCCTTCGTTGCCCGTAGCCTGGGGTACCGGTGTCTGCTGGTCATGCCGGAGACCATGTCGGTGGAACGCCGGGCTTTGCTCGGCATGCTCGGTGCGGAAATTGTCCTGACTCCCGGTTCCCTGGCTATGAAAGGTTCTATCGATAAAGCCCGGGAGTTGACGGAGAAATACGGTGACAATGCCTTCATGCCCGATCAGTTTTCCAACCCGGCTAATGCCGAAGCCCATTACATGGGGACCGGCCCCGAAATTGTGGCTCAGACGGGCGGTCGTGTGGATGTGTTCGTTGCTGGAATCGGTACCGGCGGGACGATTATGGGTATTGGACGCCGCTTGAAGGAAGAATGTCCCGGTGTCCGTATCGTTGGCATGGAACCGTCCGAAAGCGCCGTGTTGTCGGGAGGTTCCCCGGGGGCTCATATGATCCAGGGAATAGGAGCCGGATTTATCCCCTCTATTCTGGACGTATCCCTGTTGGATGAAGTCATTGCTGTTCCGGGAGAGGCCGCTGTCGAAATGGCCCGGCGCCTGAACAAGGAAGAAGGGATTCCTGCCGGTATTTCCACGGGAGGCAATGTGTACGCTGCTCTGGAACTGGCCCGGCGTCCCGGCATGGAGGGCAAGCGTATTGTGACGGTGGCCTCTTCCGCCGTAGAACGGTACATGAGTACCGTGCTGGTCAGGAATGTCCGGGAACAAGTCACACACCTTCCCATCAGTCGATAG